A part of Streptomyces sp. DSM 40750 genomic DNA contains:
- a CDS encoding DUF742 domain-containing protein has translation MTPPTAPHDPYAEPYGDEGDQPLVRPYAMTGGRTRPRYQLALEALISTTADPAHLMGLLPEHQRICHLCREVKSVAEVSALLSMPLGVARILVADLAEAGLVAIHQPGGDESAGGAPDVTLLERVLSGLRKL, from the coding sequence ATGACCCCGCCCACCGCTCCTCACGATCCGTACGCAGAGCCGTACGGAGACGAGGGCGACCAGCCGTTGGTTCGGCCGTATGCCATGACCGGTGGCCGGACGCGGCCGCGTTATCAACTCGCCCTCGAGGCGCTGATCAGCACGACGGCAGACCCCGCGCACCTGATGGGGCTGCTTCCCGAGCACCAGCGGATCTGCCACCTGTGCCGCGAGGTGAAGTCGGTGGCCGAGGTGTCGGCCCTGCTGTCCATGCCGCTCGGTGTGGCACGGATCCTTGTCGCGGACCTCGCCGAGGCCGGACTCGTCGCGATCCATCAGCCCGGTGGCGACGAGAGCGCCGGTGGCGCGCCGGACGTGACTCTGCTGGAAAGGGTGCTCAGTGGACTTCGGAAGCTCTGA
- a CDS encoding sensor histidine kinase — MQGRFKRDGSASAEPEPHKGAGNGSSPQHAQNPGPAEIGDGGERSGRPGSSVPSAPPGKPKGGSKAGAGGPGSRIALRNWRISTRLVSLLALPVVAATSLGALRIGDNVDDIQQLDNMRLLTDMTKQATELASALQQERDLSAGPLAHGLNSTDLTVKGTRDKTDRARVQFTDATQAAETTNTTAKMPGVRDSLVRVVRELYNLSSIRKDAYADTENSTQTVEAYHRLITQLLDLSTDMAEATSNPDMIKRTRALAAFSSAKEYASIQRAVIAAALPDSNDKTGELSDNDRLYANSALANEESDRSTFSDIYGTGAEELTKPIDDASPTIEATDLYADRVLSSTSGLRGQDKRSYKNWTDDSSSKIEQMKKIEGSLLEEMEQTARNLRADAEQEAVISGALILLVLGVSLVGAFVVARSMIRSLRRLQDTATKVAQDRLPELVKQLSESDPQDVDTSVESVGVHSKDEIGQVAAAFDDVHREAVRLAAEQALLRGNVNAMFTNLSRRSQGLIQRQLSLISELESREADPDQLSSLFKLDHLATRMRRNGENLLVLAGEEPGRRWTRPVPLVDVLRAAASEVEQYERIELSSVPTTEVAGRVVNDLVHLLAELLENATSFSSPQTKVKVTGHALPDGRVLIEIHDTGIGLSPEDLAAINERLASPPTVDVSVSRRMGLFVVGRLSQRHGIRIQLRPSDSGGTTALVMLPVDVAQGNKKPTPGKPGQGAPSTGGPAAAQAAAGAAAARRQAGNQSGPPLGGGPSGGGLLGAPPQRGQVGAGQGPRAALPGNPSGPGGFGNPGGPRGPQGGPPAPPQGGRPAPAGAGAGGFGGGGFGGGGFGGGQAPGAPQGLQAAGTGGPKNFESFDDTSRQGGFPSGGPGDAGAGRPGGTDNGPGAVPPKQGKERSSRRRPQLPGRGGPRAELPGGNSPSRTPSWSDDNAQPPVPRASLDAPRGHEEQPDVTAPMPRIDPNQGPGSAADFPPSGFDSQRPGAGTQQNDSGSWVRSDVFGGAGAPPAPTGPSRGGSQDPSSTGQFATQGYDGSSTGQFPAPGRQNQQDTGQFGAPGRQNQQNSQDAAQFGAPGRQNGQSTGRFNAPGRQNPQDTGQFERPQVNGENYGAPRPPVPPQRPPMPPQRPARPQEPEALPPATGPMDGRTPLYDTLETNWFHGQGGQNGQQPGSGPAPQQSAAPVPQTPAAPQRPATPTAPASPTWRSTPNDDLVRQAERARQPSAGGVTTSGLPRRVPRANLVPGTAQQQQHQTGPQVSRSPDDVRGRLTNLRRGIAQGRQAGTGQTGSFPSPTHQQER, encoded by the coding sequence GTGCAGGGACGTTTCAAGAGGGATGGCAGCGCTTCGGCGGAGCCGGAGCCACACAAGGGAGCCGGTAACGGTTCCTCCCCCCAGCACGCCCAGAACCCGGGTCCGGCTGAGATCGGCGACGGCGGTGAGCGCTCCGGGCGCCCCGGCTCGTCAGTTCCTTCCGCGCCGCCCGGGAAGCCCAAGGGCGGCAGCAAGGCCGGTGCCGGAGGGCCCGGCTCCCGAATAGCCCTGCGCAACTGGCGCATCTCGACCCGTCTCGTCTCGCTGCTCGCCCTCCCCGTGGTGGCGGCGACCTCGCTGGGCGCACTGCGCATCGGCGACAACGTGGACGACATCCAGCAGCTCGACAACATGCGACTGCTGACCGACATGACCAAGCAGGCGACCGAGCTCGCCTCCGCGCTCCAGCAGGAGCGCGACCTGTCGGCCGGTCCCCTCGCACATGGTCTGAACTCCACCGACCTGACGGTCAAGGGCACCCGCGACAAGACGGACCGGGCCCGCGTCCAGTTCACCGACGCGACCCAGGCCGCCGAGACCACGAACACCACGGCGAAGATGCCCGGCGTCCGCGACAGTCTCGTCCGGGTCGTGCGCGAGCTGTACAACCTGAGCAGCATCCGCAAGGACGCCTACGCCGACACCGAGAACTCCACGCAGACGGTCGAGGCGTACCACCGTCTGATCACCCAGTTGCTGGACCTGTCCACGGACATGGCCGAGGCCACCAGCAACCCGGACATGATCAAGCGCACCCGTGCCCTGGCGGCGTTCTCCTCCGCCAAGGAGTACGCCTCCATCCAGCGCGCGGTCATCGCCGCGGCCCTGCCGGACAGCAATGACAAGACCGGCGAGCTCTCCGACAACGACCGGCTGTACGCGAACTCGGCGCTGGCGAACGAGGAGTCGGACCGCAGCACCTTCTCCGACATCTACGGCACCGGCGCCGAAGAGCTGACCAAGCCGATCGACGACGCGAGCCCCACCATCGAGGCCACCGACCTCTACGCGGACCGGGTGCTGTCCAGCACCAGCGGTCTGCGCGGCCAGGACAAGCGCTCGTACAAGAACTGGACCGACGACTCCTCGTCCAAGATCGAGCAGATGAAGAAGATCGAGGGTTCACTCCTCGAGGAGATGGAGCAGACCGCTCGTAACCTGCGTGCGGACGCCGAGCAAGAGGCGGTCATCTCCGGTGCGCTGATCCTGCTCGTCCTCGGTGTCTCGCTGGTCGGCGCGTTCGTCGTGGCCCGGTCCATGATCCGCTCGCTGCGCCGGCTGCAGGACACCGCGACCAAGGTCGCCCAGGACCGGCTGCCCGAGCTGGTCAAGCAGCTGTCGGAGTCGGACCCGCAGGACGTCGACACCTCCGTCGAGTCGGTCGGTGTGCACTCCAAGGACGAGATCGGCCAGGTGGCCGCGGCCTTCGACGACGTGCACCGCGAGGCCGTCCGCCTCGCCGCCGAGCAGGCCCTCCTCCGGGGCAACGTCAACGCGATGTTCACCAACCTCTCGCGCCGCTCGCAGGGCCTCATCCAGCGTCAGCTGTCGCTCATCTCCGAACTGGAGTCCCGCGAGGCCGACCCGGACCAGCTGTCCTCCCTCTTCAAGCTCGACCACCTCGCCACCCGCATGCGCCGTAACGGTGAGAACCTCCTCGTTCTCGCCGGTGAAGAGCCCGGCCGCCGCTGGACCCGTCCGGTCCCGCTGGTCGACGTGCTCCGCGCCGCCGCGTCCGAGGTGGAGCAGTACGAGCGCATCGAGCTGTCCTCGGTGCCGACCACCGAAGTGGCCGGCCGGGTCGTCAACGACCTCGTGCACCTGCTCGCCGAGCTGCTGGAGAACGCGACCTCGTTCTCCTCCCCGCAGACCAAGGTCAAGGTCACCGGTCACGCGCTGCCCGACGGCCGGGTGCTGATCGAGATCCACGACACCGGTATCGGCCTCTCCCCCGAGGACCTCGCCGCGATCAACGAGCGGCTCGCCTCGCCGCCCACCGTGGACGTCTCGGTCTCCCGCCGCATGGGTCTGTTCGTGGTCGGCCGGCTGTCGCAGCGCCACGGCATCCGTATCCAGCTGCGTCCGTCCGACTCGGGCGGTACGACCGCGCTTGTCATGCTTCCCGTCGACGTCGCGCAGGGTAACAAGAAGCCCACCCCGGGCAAGCCCGGCCAGGGTGCCCCCTCCACCGGTGGTCCGGCCGCCGCGCAGGCCGCGGCCGGTGCCGCCGCCGCGCGTCGCCAGGCCGGCAACCAGTCGGGTCCGCCGCTCGGCGGCGGCCCCTCCGGCGGCGGACTTCTCGGTGCCCCTCCGCAGCGCGGGCAGGTCGGCGCGGGCCAGGGTCCGCGGGCCGCACTGCCCGGCAACCCCAGTGGTCCGGGTGGTTTCGGCAACCCCGGTGGTCCGCGTGGGCCGCAGGGTGGCCCGCCCGCGCCCCCGCAGGGCGGCCGGCCGGCTCCGGCGGGCGCCGGTGCCGGTGGGTTCGGCGGCGGTGGGTTCGGCGGCGGTGGGTTCGGCGGCGGTCAGGCGCCGGGGGCCCCGCAGGGTCTGCAGGCCGCCGGGACCGGTGGCCCCAAGAACTTCGAGAGCTTCGACGACACCTCACGCCAGGGCGGCTTCCCGTCCGGCGGTCCCGGTGACGCCGGGGCGGGCAGGCCGGGCGGGACCGACAACGGTCCCGGCGCCGTGCCGCCCAAGCAGGGCAAGGAACGTTCCAGCAGGCGCCGTCCGCAGCTGCCCGGCCGCGGTGGCCCGCGCGCCGAGCTGCCCGGCGGCAACTCCCCGTCGCGGACGCCCAGCTGGAGCGACGACAACGCGCAGCCGCCGGTGCCGCGCGCCTCGCTGGACGCCCCGCGCGGCCACGAGGAGCAGCCGGACGTCACCGCGCCGATGCCGCGCATCGACCCCAACCAGGGTCCGGGCTCGGCCGCCGACTTCCCGCCTTCCGGCTTCGACAGCCAGCGCCCCGGCGCGGGCACCCAGCAGAACGACTCCGGGTCCTGGGTCCGCTCCGACGTGTTCGGCGGGGCCGGTGCTCCGCCGGCGCCCACCGGTCCGTCCCGCGGCGGCTCGCAGGACCCGTCGTCCACCGGCCAGTTCGCCACGCAGGGTTACGACGGCTCCAGCACGGGCCAGTTCCCGGCTCCGGGCCGGCAGAACCAGCAGGACACCGGACAGTTCGGGGCCCCGGGTCGGCAGAACCAGCAGAACTCTCAGGACGCGGCACAGTTCGGTGCACCTGGCCGGCAGAACGGCCAGAGCACCGGGCGGTTCAATGCGCCCGGTCGCCAGAACCCGCAGGACACCGGCCAGTTCGAGCGGCCGCAGGTCAACGGTGAGAACTACGGCGCGCCCCGCCCGCCGGTGCCGCCGCAGCGTCCTCCGATGCCCCCGCAGCGCCCCGCGCGCCCGCAGGAGCCGGAGGCACTGCCGCCGGCGACGGGTCCGATGGACGGCCGTACGCCGCTGTACGACACGCTGGAGACCAACTGGTTCCACGGTCAGGGCGGTCAGAACGGCCAGCAGCCGGGCAGCGGTCCCGCGCCGCAGCAGTCCGCCGCCCCGGTACCCCAGACTCCGGCCGCTCCTCAGCGTCCGGCGACCCCCACCGCGCCCGCTTCCCCCACCTGGCGCAGCACTCCCAATGACGACCTGGTCCGCCAGGCCGAACGAGCCCGTCAGCCTTCGGCAGGCGGGGTCACCACTTCCGGCCTGCCGCGCCGGGTCCCGCGCGCGAACCTCGTGCCGGGCACGGCTCAGCAGCAACAGCACCAAACCGGTCCGCAGGTCTCGCGTTCGCCTGATGACGTACGCGGCCGGCTGACCAATCTCCGTCGGGGCATCGCGCAAGGTCGACAGGCCGGTACCGGCCAGACCGGCAGCTTCCCGAGCCCCACTCACCAGCAGGAGCGTTAG
- a CDS encoding DUF742 domain-containing protein codes for MATPPGGSSSGNWSYPGQGPGQGDQNRYNFPSAPSRQQPYTPQGPGPSPYDQPPAPRIQPVQPQRRTPEPSPAGAAHNPLVRPYAMTGGRTRPRYQLAIEALVHTTAQPHQMQGQLPEHQRICNLCREIKSVAEISALLTIPLGVARILVADLAEAGLVAIHQPGGDENAGGQPDVTLLERVLSGLRKL; via the coding sequence GTGGCAACACCCCCAGGCGGTTCATCGTCGGGCAACTGGTCCTACCCTGGCCAGGGGCCGGGCCAGGGTGACCAGAACCGGTACAACTTCCCCTCCGCACCGAGCCGCCAGCAGCCGTACACACCTCAGGGCCCCGGCCCTTCGCCGTACGACCAGCCGCCGGCGCCGCGCATCCAGCCCGTGCAGCCGCAACGCCGTACCCCTGAGCCGTCGCCCGCGGGGGCGGCGCACAACCCCCTGGTGCGCCCGTACGCCATGACGGGCGGCCGCACCAGGCCGCGCTACCAGCTCGCCATCGAGGCGCTGGTGCACACCACCGCGCAGCCGCACCAGATGCAGGGCCAGTTGCCCGAGCATCAGCGGATCTGCAACCTCTGCCGGGAAATCAAGTCGGTGGCCGAGATCTCGGCCCTCCTGACGATCCCTCTCGGCGTGGCCAGGATCCTCGTCGCCGACTTGGCGGAGGCGGGCCTGGTCGCCATCCATCAGCCCGGCGGCGACGAGAACGCCGGTGGCCAGCCAGACGTGACTTTGCTCGAAAGGGTGCTCAGTGGACTTCGCAAGCTCTAG
- a CDS encoding roadblock/LC7 domain-containing protein, with translation MSQAAQNLNWLITNFVDNTPGVSHTVVVSADGLLLAMSEGFPRDRADQLAAVASGLTSLTAGASRIFEGGSVNQTVVEMERGFLFIMSVSDGSSLAVLAHPEADIGLIGYEMALLVDRAGSVLTPDLRAELQGSLLN, from the coding sequence ATGAGCCAGGCGGCACAGAACCTGAACTGGTTGATCACCAATTTCGTGGACAACACCCCCGGGGTGTCGCACACGGTGGTGGTCTCCGCCGACGGACTCCTTCTGGCGATGTCCGAAGGGTTTCCCCGTGACCGAGCCGACCAGCTGGCGGCCGTCGCGTCGGGTCTGACCTCTCTGACCGCGGGTGCGTCCCGCATTTTCGAAGGTGGCAGCGTCAATCAGACGGTTGTGGAGATGGAGCGGGGATTCCTCTTCATCATGTCCGTATCCGATGGTTCCTCGCTCGCCGTTCTCGCACATCCGGAAGCCGACATCGGTCTCATCGGGTACGAGATGGCCCTTCTGGTGGACCGTGCCGGTTCGGTCCTGACGCCCGATCTTCGTGCGGAGCTCCAGGGCAGCCTGCTCAACTAA
- a CDS encoding GTP-binding protein, which yields MDFGSSEAGRATTSAKIVVAGGFGVGKTTFVGAVSEINPLRTEAVMTSASAGIDDLTHTGDKTTTTVAMDFGRITLDQDLILYLFGTPGQDRFWFMWDDLVRGAIGAVVLVDTRRLADCFPAVDYFENSGLPFVIALNGFDGHQPYNPEEVREALQIGPDAPIITTDARHRSDAKSALITLVEHALMARLR from the coding sequence GTGGACTTCGGAAGCTCTGAAGCGGGACGGGCCACCACCTCGGCGAAGATCGTGGTGGCAGGTGGCTTCGGCGTGGGCAAGACCACGTTCGTCGGCGCCGTCTCGGAGATCAACCCGCTTCGTACCGAGGCCGTCATGACGTCCGCTTCCGCGGGCATCGACGACCTCACCCACACCGGGGACAAGACGACCACCACGGTCGCCATGGACTTCGGCCGCATCACCCTCGACCAGGACCTGATCCTCTACCTCTTCGGTACGCCCGGTCAGGACCGTTTCTGGTTCATGTGGGACGACCTGGTCCGCGGCGCCATCGGTGCCGTGGTCCTGGTGGACACCCGCCGGCTCGCCGACTGCTTCCCGGCCGTCGACTACTTCGAGAACAGCGGCCTGCCCTTCGTCATCGCCCTCAACGGCTTCGACGGGCACCAGCCGTACAACCCCGAAGAGGTCCGCGAGGCTCTCCAGATCGGGCCCGACGCGCCGATCATCACGACCGACGCCCGCCACCGCTCGGACGCCAAGAGCGCGCTGATCACCCTGGTCGAGCACGCGCTCATGGCACGGCTGCGGTAG
- a CDS encoding acyl-CoA carboxylase epsilon subunit — protein sequence MKLPDIRVEKGHAEPEEVAAITALLLARAAAQPAEAPAHRGRPRAGWRRLEREPGFRAPHSWR from the coding sequence ATGAAGCTGCCTGATATTCGCGTCGAGAAGGGCCACGCCGAGCCGGAAGAAGTGGCCGCGATCACCGCGCTGCTCCTGGCCCGTGCCGCCGCGCAGCCCGCCGAGGCTCCGGCCCACCGAGGCCGCCCCCGCGCCGGCTGGCGCCGCCTGGAGCGCGAGCCGGGTTTCCGGGCGCCGCACAGCTGGCGGTGA
- a CDS encoding sensor histidine kinase, with the protein MRRSKKGPEPSARGNFTPPPRGAAPAQVTGPEPTAAPAPSGSRLSPRNWRVPTRLNAILLIPVLVGLVMGGFQVKSSIDTWQEARDAEKVAQIVAAAAEYAEALLNERDLSAEPLLAGKRDSEVVKDARSFTDEKADIFHSEVVGMPSGQGLERRLRLVEEAETKLEDLRQAAFTRAADPVRTEEGYVAIEHLLFEFSNELGLGTGNVTAYGRTVYAVALAKGAASLQRSIGTHLLVRPSEDQAVFRQQITAFTSYAYLENVAVQEFVSGGTEADAARLESVMAQQTEEGKRQAAEAAAKNADYVPPPDTMLKMIQAIGSGASPEDLAKQGVTYQNWMAASTLKFEGYNEVETELINRAVDEAGQIASDAQRDAYINGAIVIVALLAAFIIAGIMARQMSRSMRQLRNAAFGIAEQRLPMLVDQLSRTDPGRVDTRVAPIPINTTDEIGEVARAFDQVHREAVRLAAEQALLRGNINAIFTNLSRRNQSLIEGQLTLITDLENNEADPDQLENLFRLDHLATRMRRNGENLLVLAGEEPGRRWDQPVPLVDVLRAASSEVEQYERIELSGVPEAEIHGRAVTDLVHLLAELLENATTFSSPQTKVRVTATRLPDGRVMIEIHDKGIGLTAEDFADINHKLANPPTVDAAISQRMGLFVVGRLSDRHGIRVQLRPSGEQAGTTSLVMLPDVITHGGGGEQQPAADQFTVSQIIPEQHSFQQPAAVPAMRTAAELGFDDSRYEVPDDIRELDPVGRSLIREERRAALEAQAHPNPQLPAGEAPRYGDDFQAPEPSYDNGATAYVDPQRSFDQQTAYEEPQQPSYDEAYFGQGGATPNGNGHLPGGHDSFTATGGYPEPSYAEPVQEDHAASAAPAPETYSGFEEQSYQDDWPQQQDYQSSYRSEYAPEAESTQAADVKEPDRVGFDRPGSTPTAGHALTDAGLPRRGSTASAGGTSAGAANGRQDVSQDQPTTAGGPNGDWRSANDQRWQQASQLKKPKAGGVTSSGLPRRVPKANLVEGAAQTTPQGGPQISRAPEDVRGRLSNLRRGVQRGRNATSETNGQGFGPDSTYNQER; encoded by the coding sequence GTGAGGCGAAGCAAGAAAGGTCCCGAGCCGTCGGCGCGGGGCAACTTCACCCCGCCGCCGCGCGGAGCGGCACCCGCACAAGTGACCGGACCGGAGCCGACGGCAGCTCCCGCACCAAGCGGCAGTCGTCTCTCCCCCCGCAACTGGCGTGTCCCCACTCGCCTGAACGCGATTCTCCTCATACCCGTGCTGGTCGGCCTGGTCATGGGCGGCTTCCAGGTGAAGAGCTCGATCGACACCTGGCAGGAGGCACGCGACGCCGAGAAGGTGGCCCAGATCGTGGCCGCCGCGGCCGAGTACGCCGAGGCGCTGCTCAACGAGCGTGACCTCTCCGCCGAGCCGCTGCTGGCCGGCAAGCGGGACAGCGAAGTCGTCAAGGACGCCCGCTCCTTCACCGACGAGAAGGCCGACATCTTCCACTCGGAGGTCGTCGGGATGCCCTCCGGACAGGGCCTGGAGCGCCGGCTGCGCCTGGTCGAGGAGGCCGAGACAAAGCTGGAGGACCTCCGGCAGGCCGCCTTCACCCGGGCCGCCGACCCGGTGCGGACCGAAGAGGGCTACGTCGCCATCGAGCACCTGCTGTTCGAGTTCTCCAACGAGCTCGGCCTCGGTACCGGCAACGTCACCGCGTACGGCCGTACCGTCTATGCCGTCGCCCTCGCCAAGGGCGCCGCCTCGCTGCAGCGCTCGATCGGCACCCACCTGCTGGTCCGGCCCAGCGAGGACCAGGCCGTCTTCCGCCAGCAGATCACCGCGTTCACCTCGTACGCCTACCTGGAGAACGTCGCCGTACAGGAGTTCGTCTCCGGTGGCACCGAGGCCGACGCCGCACGCCTGGAATCGGTCATGGCGCAGCAGACCGAAGAGGGCAAGAGGCAGGCCGCCGAGGCCGCGGCCAAGAACGCCGACTACGTCCCGCCGCCGGACACCATGCTGAAGATGATCCAGGCGATCGGCAGCGGCGCCTCCCCCGAGGACCTCGCGAAGCAGGGAGTCACCTACCAGAACTGGATGGCGGCCTCCACCCTGAAGTTCGAGGGTTACAACGAGGTCGAGACCGAGCTGATCAACCGCGCGGTGGACGAGGCCGGCCAGATCGCCTCCGACGCCCAGCGCGACGCCTACATCAACGGCGCCATCGTCATCGTCGCCCTGCTCGCCGCGTTCATCATCGCCGGGATCATGGCCCGCCAGATGAGCCGCTCGATGCGCCAGCTGCGCAACGCCGCCTTCGGCATCGCCGAGCAGCGGCTGCCGATGCTGGTCGACCAGCTCTCGCGCACCGACCCCGGGCGCGTCGACACCCGGGTCGCGCCCATCCCGATCAACACCACGGACGAGATCGGCGAAGTCGCCCGTGCCTTCGACCAGGTCCACCGTGAGGCCGTCCGGCTCGCCGCCGAGCAGGCGCTGCTGCGGGGCAACATCAACGCGATCTTCACCAACCTCTCGCGCCGCAACCAGTCGCTGATCGAGGGCCAGCTGACCCTGATCACCGACCTGGAGAACAACGAGGCCGACCCGGACCAGCTGGAGAACCTCTTCCGCCTGGACCACCTCGCGACCCGTATGCGCCGTAACGGCGAGAACCTCCTCGTTCTCGCCGGCGAGGAGCCGGGCCGCCGCTGGGACCAGCCGGTCCCGCTGGTCGACGTGCTGCGCGCCGCCTCCTCCGAGGTGGAGCAGTACGAGCGCATCGAGCTGTCCGGCGTCCCGGAGGCCGAGATCCACGGCCGCGCCGTGACCGACCTCGTGCACCTGCTCGCCGAGCTCCTGGAGAACGCCACCACGTTCTCCTCCCCGCAGACCAAGGTCCGCGTCACCGCGACCCGGCTCCCCGACGGCCGCGTGATGATCGAGATCCACGACAAGGGCATCGGCCTCACCGCCGAGGACTTCGCGGACATCAACCACAAGCTGGCCAACCCGCCGACCGTGGACGCCGCGATCTCGCAGCGCATGGGTCTGTTCGTGGTCGGCCGGCTGTCCGACCGGCACGGCATCCGCGTCCAGCTGCGCCCCTCGGGCGAGCAGGCCGGTACGACCTCGCTGGTCATGCTCCCGGACGTCATCACCCATGGTGGCGGTGGCGAGCAGCAGCCGGCGGCCGACCAGTTCACGGTCTCGCAGATCATCCCGGAGCAGCACTCGTTCCAGCAGCCGGCCGCCGTGCCCGCGATGCGGACCGCCGCCGAGCTGGGCTTCGACGACAGCCGCTACGAGGTCCCGGACGACATCCGCGAGCTGGACCCCGTGGGCCGCTCCCTGATACGCGAGGAACGTCGCGCGGCCCTGGAGGCCCAGGCACACCCGAACCCGCAGCTGCCCGCCGGCGAGGCGCCGCGCTACGGCGACGACTTCCAGGCGCCCGAGCCGTCCTACGACAACGGCGCGACGGCCTATGTGGACCCGCAGCGGTCGTTCGACCAGCAGACGGCGTACGAGGAGCCGCAGCAGCCGTCGTACGACGAGGCATACTTCGGGCAGGGCGGCGCTACGCCGAACGGCAACGGGCACCTGCCGGGCGGGCACGACTCGTTCACCGCTACCGGCGGTTACCCCGAGCCCTCCTATGCGGAGCCCGTCCAGGAGGACCACGCGGCGTCCGCCGCGCCGGCCCCGGAGACGTACTCTGGCTTCGAAGAGCAGTCCTATCAGGACGACTGGCCGCAGCAGCAGGACTACCAGAGCTCCTACCGCTCCGAGTACGCTCCGGAAGCGGAATCTACGCAGGCCGCTGACGTGAAGGAGCCGGACCGCGTAGGCTTCGACCGTCCGGGATCCACCCCCACCGCCGGCCACGCGCTGACCGACGCCGGCCTGCCCCGCCGCGGTTCCACCGCGAGCGCCGGCGGCACGAGCGCGGGCGCCGCGAACGGACGACAGGATGTGTCCCAGGACCAGCCGACGACGGCCGGGGGACCGAACGGCGACTGGCGCTCGGCCAACGACCAGCGCTGGCAGCAGGCCTCCCAGCTGAAGAAGCCCAAGGCAGGCGGGGTCACCTCCTCCGGTCTGCCGCGGCGGGTGCCCAAGGCCAACCTGGTCGAGGGCGCCGCCCAGACGACCCCGCAGGGAGGTCCACAGATCTCCCGCGCTCCCGAGGACGTCAGGGGCAGGCTGAGCAACCTGCGCCGGGGCGTCCAGCGTGGGCGCAACGCAACCAGTGAAACGAATGGCCAGGGCTTCGGTCCTGACAGCACCTACAACCAGGAGCGTTAG
- a CDS encoding GTP-binding protein: MDFASSSGGPSRSTTSAKIVVAGGFGVGKTTFVGAVSEINPLRTEAVMTSASAGIDDLTHTGDKTTTTVAMDFGRITLDQDLILYLFGTPGQDRFWFMWDDLVRGAIGAIVLVDTRRLADCFPAVDYFENSGLPFVIALNGFDGQQPYNPDEVREALQIGPDTPIITTDARHRSDAKSALITLVEHALMARLR, from the coding sequence GTGGACTTCGCAAGCTCTAGCGGAGGGCCTTCCCGCTCCACCACGTCCGCGAAGATCGTGGTGGCGGGCGGCTTCGGCGTGGGCAAGACCACGTTCGTCGGCGCCGTCTCGGAGATCAACCCGCTTCGTACCGAGGCCGTCATGACGTCCGCTTCCGCGGGCATCGACGACCTCACCCACACCGGGGACAAGACCACCACCACGGTGGCCATGGACTTCGGCCGTATCACCCTGGACCAGGACCTCATCCTGTACCTGTTCGGCACCCCCGGTCAGGACCGTTTCTGGTTCATGTGGGACGACCTCGTGCGCGGCGCCATCGGCGCGATCGTCCTCGTCGACACCCGCCGCCTCGCCGACTGCTTCCCGGCCGTCGACTACTTCGAGAACAGCGGCCTGCCCTTCGTCATCGCCCTCAACGGCTTCGACGGCCAGCAGCCGTACAACCCGGACGAGGTCCGGGAAGCCCTTCAGATCGGCCCTGACACGCCGATCATCACGACGGACGCGCGGCATCGGTCGGACGCGAAGAGCGCGCTGATCACCTTGGTCGAGCACGCGCTCATGGCTCGCCTGCGGTAA
- a CDS encoding roadblock/LC7 domain-containing protein, translating into MSQAAQNLNWLITNFVDNTPGVSHTVVVSADGLLLAMSEGFPRDRADQLAAVASGLTSLTAGASRIFEGGDVAQTVVEMERGFLFLMSVSDGSSLAVLAHPECDIGLVGYEMALLVDRAGAVLTPDLRAELQGSLLH; encoded by the coding sequence ATGAGCCAGGCGGCACAGAACCTCAACTGGTTGATCACCAACTTCGTGGACAACACCCCAGGGGTGTCCCACACCGTCGTCGTATCGGCCGACGGTCTCCTTCTGGCGATGTCGGAAGGATTCCCGCGTGACCGTGCCGACCAGCTCGCCGCCGTCGCCTCCGGGCTCACCTCGCTCACGGCCGGGGCGTCCCGGATCTTCGAGGGCGGCGATGTGGCCCAGACAGTGGTGGAGATGGAGCGCGGTTTCCTCTTCCTGATGTCCGTCTCCGACGGCTCGTCCCTGGCCGTCCTCGCCCACCCCGAGTGCGACATCGGCCTTGTCGGTTACGAGATGGCGCTGCTCGTCGACCGCGCGGGCGCCGTGCTCACGCCCGACCTGCGCGCCGAACTCCAAGGCAGTCTGCTCCACTGA